From the Simplicispira suum genome, the window CGCTGGGCGAGACCTGGTCTTTGCAACTGAGCGGCTTTGCCTGGACCTCGCTGCTGCTGCAGTCGCTGGTGGGGGCGTTTGCCAGCTACCTGGCGTGGATGTGGATGCTGGCGCACTACAACGCCACCAAGATGTCGTCCTTTGTCTTTTTGACGCCGGTGTTTGCCTTGCTCTTTGGCGCGTTCTGGCTCGGCGAGACCATTACCCCCGGCCTGCTGGCGGCACTGACGCTGGTGGCGGTGGGCATCATCGTCGTCAACCGCCGGCCGCGCATGGCGGCGGGCGCCTAGGTACGCCACCGACGCGCGGGCCCGCACCGAACTGCAAAGACCCTTCGGTTCAACTCAGGGGTGGCCTGCATGGCGCAGAACGCTATTTAATAGATAGCTATCAACGCTTACCCAATAAGCGCCAGAGGCCTAAAAACCCTAAATTTTAGGGATGCGAATGCGGCTGATCATCAAGGAGCCCGACAGCGCGAACACCAGCACCAGCGGGTGCAGGCCCCAGCCCGCCACATGCCACTGGCCAAACCACAGCGTTTCGCGCACTGCGCCCATCGCTGCAGCAACGGCCAGCAGGGCCACCAGCGCGATCGAGGTGGGAATGGGGGTGCCTTCGAAATACTTCACCTTGCCGTCGTCCCCCGAAAGCGTTTCGGCGGTGACGTTGTAGCGCGCCAGGCGCGAGACGCCACAGGCTACGAAATACGCCAGCACGATGCGGTCCCACCCGCCCTGCATGCCGCAGGCATAGGCCAGTACAGCGGGGGCCACGCCAAACGAGATCACATCGGCCAGCGAATCGAGCTCGCGCCCCATGGCCGAGCTTTTTTGCCGCCAGCGCGCCACGCGGCCATCGAGCACGTCGAAAATCAGCGCAGCCAGCACCAGCGCCGCCGCAAAGTACACATGGCGCAGGTCGCCGTTTTCCAGGTAAGTCATGGCGGAAAACAATGCGCCCACACCGCAGACGGCATTGCCCAGCGTGAACCAGTCGGCGAGGTGGAACTCGCGAATCATGGAGAAACGTTTGGGGCGGTCAGCAATCGGGTCGGTCATGGGCTGCTTTGCGGCGGGTAGGAGTAGGCCATTATGAAAGCGCTCCATTGGCGCCCGGTGTAGTCCGGCGCCGCAGCGCCTCAGCCCTGCGCTGCGCGCTCTGCCGCAAACGCCACGTACCAGTCCAGGCACCCGGGGTTCGCCATGGCGTCCTTGTTGACCACTTTGTCGAGCGGCTGGCCCAGCAGCATCTTCTTGATCGGCAGCTCCTGCTTTTTGCCGCTGAGCGTGCGCGGCACCTCGGGCACGGCGAAGATGTCGTCGGGCACGAAGCGCGGGCTCAGTGCGGTGCGCACGGCGTTGTTGATGCGCGCGCGCAGCGCGTCGGTAAGCGTGTGGCCCGCTCGCAGCACCACAAAGAGCGGCATGTAGCTCTCGCGCCCCAGGTATTCCAGATCCACCACCAGGCTGTCGAGCACCTCCGGCAGGGCTTCCACGGCGCTGTAGATTTCGCTCGTGCCCATGCGCAGGCCATGGCGGTTGATGGTGGCGTCCGAGCGGCCGTAAATCACGCAGCCAGGGTGCTCGGCACTGCCGATCTCGATCCAGTCGCCGTGGCGCCAGACGGCGCCCATCTCGGGCGGCCCGTCGCCGCCACCGGGCAGGCGCCCGTGGCCCGCAGGAAAGCTGTCGAAGTAGCTCGACAGGTAGCGTTCGCCAAAGGGATGGCCCCCACGCTCCCCCACTGCGTGTGGGTCGCTGCCCCCCGAGGGGGCCTTCGCAGCTTGGGGCGGCCCGGCGCTGCTCACGTCCCCCCACAGGTACAGCGGCATCGACGGGATGGGCTGCGTGCAGACCAGTTCACCGACAGCGTCCAGTACCGGCTGGCCGTTGCTGTCCCAGGCCTCGACAGCGGCGCCCAGCATGCGGCACTGCATGCGGCCGGGGATTTGCGGCAGCTCGCAGTTGCCGCCAATGAAGGCGCCGGCAAAGTCGGTGCCCCCCGAGATGTTGGCCCACCAGATGCCATCTTCCCGGTTGCCATCGACCCCCGCCGCCGCCATGAAGCGCGTGCCCCATTGCTGCACTTCGGCCGACAGTGGCGAGCCGGTGGAGCCCAGCGCGCGGATGCGGGTCAGATCGCCGCACTGGGCAGGCGAGATTCCGGCCTTCATGCAGTTGGCGTAGAAGGCCGCGCCCGCGCCAAAGAAGCTCACCCCGGTGTCAGAAGCAAAACGCCACAGCTGCGTCCAGTCGGGCGCGTCTTTGGATCCGCCGGGGTTGCCGTCAAAAATGGCGCAGGTGGTTCCCAGCAGCAGGCCCGCCATCTGCGCATTCCACATCACCCAGCCGGTCGAGCTGTACCAGTGGTAGCGCTCGCCCCAGCTGTTGGGCGCGTAGCTGCAGCCAATGTCGTTGTGCAGGGCGCCCAGCTCCATCAGCACCAGCAGCATGCCGCCATGGCCATGGACGATGGGCTTGGGCAGGCCGGTGGTACCGCTGGAATAGACGATCCACAGCGGGTGGTCAAAGGGCAACCACATCGGCTCAAAACCCTCAACCTCAGCATCATTTTGGCCGCTAGCGCTTGTCCAGCTTGTGCATCCAGCTACAGAAACAGAAGCATCCAGGTTGCCCACCACGACGCAGTGGCGCAGGCTGGGCAACTGCGCCCGCAGCTCGGCGAGCACCGGCAGGCGGTCGTGCTCGCGCCCGCCGTGGATCACACCATCGACGCCAATCAGCACCGTGGGTTCGATCTGCCGGAAGCGGTCCAGCACCGCCTGCGTTCCCATGTCGGGGGCGCAAATGCTCCAGACGCCGCCAATGGCCGCCGTGGCCAGCAGCGCGACGGCAGCTTCAGGAATGTTGGGCAGGTAGGCCGCCACGCGATCGCCCGGCTGCACGCCTGCGGCCTGCAGGTGCAGCGCGAGCGAGGCCACCTGGCGGCGCAGCTCGGGCCAGGAGAGTTCGCGCTGCGCGCCGCGCTCGTTGCTGGCCACGATGGCTGGCATGCCGGCGGCGTGCGCGCCATCGACATGGCGCAGCACCTGGCGCGCATAGTTCAGCTGCGCGCCGGGAAACCACACCGCGCCTGGCATGGCGTTTTTGGCCAACACGCCCAAATGCGGCGTCGGCGACTGGATGTCGAAGAACTCCCAGATGCTTTGCCAGAACACGTCGAGATCGGTCGTGGACCAGCGCCAGAGCGCGTCGTAGTCGCCAAAGTGCAGGCCACGCTCGGCGCGCAGCCAGTCCTGGTAGAGGCGAATCTGGGGAATGTGGGGCGCTTGCATAGGCTCTTGAGGGTAGCGCCACAGACGCGGCGATGCGACTAGGGTTTGTACGGTTGTACAAGGGTTTTGTACGAGCGTTCAATATCTGGACATGCCGACGCTCACACGCCCGCGCACACGCCGCGCAAAACCCGCCACTGGCGAGCGACCTGATCGCCGCGCGGCCATTCTGCTGGCTGCAGAAATGCTGTTTGCCGAGCATGGCTACCACGCCGTATCCATCCGGCAGATTGCCCAGAAGGCCGACGTGCCACTGGCGCTGGTGGGCTATTACTTTGGCCAGAAGCACGAGCTGTTTCACGCCATCTTTGCGCATTGGCGCAGCACCATCTCCGAGCGCCTGGCGCTGTTGGCGCAGGCCGAGACGAGTCCACGCGATGGCCACTACCTGGGTCGCATCGTGCACGCCTTTGTGCAGCCGGTGTTGCAGCTGCGTGCCAGCAGCGAAGGCGAGTACTACGCCCTGCTGGTGGCGCGCGAGTTGCTGTACCGCACCCCTGGCACCGAACAGGTGCTGGCCGACTTCTTTGACCCCATGGCCCACGCCTTCATTGCGGCGCTGCAGGCGGCCTGCCCCGGCAGCACGCGCGCCCAGACCGCCTGGGCCTACCAGTTCACCATGGGCGCGCTGCTGCACCACCTGATCGATCACCGCGTCGAGCGCTTGTCGCTGGGCGCCAATACCCCCCACGACGCGCAGGCCGCGCCGCTGCTCACCGCCTTCATCACCGCTGGAATTGGCGCGCTGCTGCTGCCGGCGCCGCCGCTCACGCATCCTGTCGCAACCGCTTGATCCACCCACAAGGAGACTTCCTATGCACCGCCGTACCCTGCACCGCCTGACCCTGGCCGCCACGCTGGCCCTGGTTGCCACCGGCGCCGCACATGCCCAGCAAACCATTCGCCTCACCGCAGCGGGCGGCCACCCGCCGGTGTTTCTGTGGGTCAAGCTGATTGACGAGTTCTTTATCCCCGAGGTGGACAAGCGCCTGGCAGCCGCTGGCGGCAAGACCAAGATCGACTGGACGCGCGCCTGGGGTGGCACCCTGATCAAGATCGGCAGCGAATCCAAGGGCATTGCCGACGGCGTGGCCGACATCGGCTTTGTTGGCACCATTTTTGAAGCGCCGCGCTTTCCGCTGCAAAACGTGAGCTACTTTGCCCCCTTTGGCTCCGACGACATCGGCACCGTCACCAAGGTGGTCAACCAGTTGCAGCACGACGTCCCCGCCATGGGCGGCACCTGGACCAAGAACGGCCTGGTGTACCTGGGCGGCGCCGCGCTCGACTCCTACCACCTGTGGACCAACTTTCCGGTGAACTCGGTGGACGATCTCAAGAGCAAGAAGATCACGGCGCCCGGACCCTCGGCCAACTGGATTCGCGACACCGGCGCGGTGGCGGTGGCGGGCAACCTGAATACCTACTACGAGGACATCAA encodes:
- the pssA gene encoding CDP-diacylglycerol--serine O-phosphatidyltransferase, with translation MTDPIADRPKRFSMIREFHLADWFTLGNAVCGVGALFSAMTYLENGDLRHVYFAAALVLAALIFDVLDGRVARWRQKSSAMGRELDSLADVISFGVAPAVLAYACGMQGGWDRIVLAYFVACGVSRLARYNVTAETLSGDDGKVKYFEGTPIPTSIALVALLAVAAAMGAVRETLWFGQWHVAGWGLHPLVLVFALSGSLMISRIRIPKI
- a CDS encoding acetoacetate--CoA ligase, producing MQAPHIPQIRLYQDWLRAERGLHFGDYDALWRWSTTDLDVFWQSIWEFFDIQSPTPHLGVLAKNAMPGAVWFPGAQLNYARQVLRHVDGAHAAGMPAIVASNERGAQRELSWPELRRQVASLALHLQAAGVQPGDRVAAYLPNIPEAAVALLATAAIGGVWSICAPDMGTQAVLDRFRQIEPTVLIGVDGVIHGGREHDRLPVLAELRAQLPSLRHCVVVGNLDASVSVAGCTSWTSASGQNDAEVEGFEPMWLPFDHPLWIVYSSGTTGLPKPIVHGHGGMLLVLMELGALHNDIGCSYAPNSWGERYHWYSSTGWVMWNAQMAGLLLGTTCAIFDGNPGGSKDAPDWTQLWRFASDTGVSFFGAGAAFYANCMKAGISPAQCGDLTRIRALGSTGSPLSAEVQQWGTRFMAAAGVDGNREDGIWWANISGGTDFAGAFIGGNCELPQIPGRMQCRMLGAAVEAWDSNGQPVLDAVGELVCTQPIPSMPLYLWGDVSSAGPPQAAKAPSGGSDPHAVGERGGHPFGERYLSSYFDSFPAGHGRLPGGGDGPPEMGAVWRHGDWIEIGSAEHPGCVIYGRSDATINRHGLRMGTSEIYSAVEALPEVLDSLVVDLEYLGRESYMPLFVVLRAGHTLTDALRARINNAVRTALSPRFVPDDIFAVPEVPRTLSGKKQELPIKKMLLGQPLDKVVNKDAMANPGCLDWYVAFAAERAAQG
- a CDS encoding TetR/AcrR family transcriptional regulator; protein product: MPTLTRPRTRRAKPATGERPDRRAAILLAAEMLFAEHGYHAVSIRQIAQKADVPLALVGYYFGQKHELFHAIFAHWRSTISERLALLAQAETSPRDGHYLGRIVHAFVQPVLQLRASSEGEYYALLVARELLYRTPGTEQVLADFFDPMAHAFIAALQAACPGSTRAQTAWAYQFTMGALLHHLIDHRVERLSLGANTPHDAQAAPLLTAFITAGIGALLLPAPPLTHPVATA
- a CDS encoding C4-dicarboxylate TRAP transporter substrate-binding protein; the protein is MHRRTLHRLTLAATLALVATGAAHAQQTIRLTAAGGHPPVFLWVKLIDEFFIPEVDKRLAAAGGKTKIDWTRAWGGTLIKIGSESKGIADGVADIGFVGTIFEAPRFPLQNVSYFAPFGSDDIGTVTKVVNQLQHDVPAMGGTWTKNGLVYLGGAALDSYHLWTNFPVNSVDDLKSKKITAPGPSANWIRDTGAVAVAGNLNTYYEDIKSGVSNGVITFATGAWGAKVHEVAPYITKVNFGSQFAGGIAMNKGRFDKLPPEVQKIFRDVGDEYSTRFAAAQAAAAAGLLKKMEEAGAKISELPAAERKRWADTLPPIAKTWAADLQAKGLPADEVLKGYVEGLKKNGADLPRDWSAK